A single Triticum dicoccoides isolate Atlit2015 ecotype Zavitan chromosome 2A, WEW_v2.0, whole genome shotgun sequence DNA region contains:
- the LOC119355224 gene encoding protein TIC 40, chloroplastic-like isoform X2, with the protein MESLVLASSCSASPRLPLLSAASRPSRPLPAAPLSAAAGRRGARRPRLVVSAASRGSRNDGFNTKGFASISSSTSTENTSTGTGTVPPMPPPSSYIGSPVFWIGVGVALSAAFSMVSSMVKKYAMEQAFKSMMTQAPPNTFGANSPFPFSMPPQAGSTAPSSYPSSGPRKNTPKGATVDVSATDVAATGSSEAADVAETSKPSKKFAFVDVSPEELQKQKELQSSLQTVDVKSDSTESETKGDTEQVPTNGAAFKPSEDSSTWTTESSKSGPMLSIDTIEKMMEDPAVQKMVYPYLPEEMRNPDSFKSMLQNPMYRQQLEDMLNNMGASPDQWDNRMVDHLKNFDLSSPEVRQQFAQVGMTPEEVVAKIMANPEVAVAFQNPKIQTAIMDCSQNPLNIVKYQNDQEVMDVFMKISQIFPQING; encoded by the exons ATGGAGAGCCTCgtcctcgcctcctcgtgctccgCGTCTCCCCGCCTGCCCCTCCTCTCCGCCGCCAGCCGCCCGTCGCGGCCCCTCCCGGCGGCGCCGCTCTCCGCTGCCGCCGGGCGGAGGGGAGCCAGGCGGCCGAGGCTCGtcgtctccgccgcctcccgcggATCTAGGAACG ATGGATTTAACACAAAGGGATTTGCAAGCATATCGTCTTCAACCAGCACCGAGAATACATCGACGGGAACTGGCACCGTGCCTCCCATGCCGCCTCCCTCATCATATAT TGGTTCACCTGTTTTCTGGATTGGCGTTGGTGTAGCATTATCTGCAGCATTTTCCATG GTCTCTTCGATGGTAAAG AAATACGCAATGGAACAAGCATTCAAGTCGATGATGACCCAGGCACCACCAAACACATTTGGTGCGAACTCGCCATTCCCATTCTCCATGCCACCACAGGCAGGTTCCACGGCACCAAGTAGTTACCCATCCTCAGGACCAAGGAAAAATACCCCAAAAGGTGCAACTGTTGATGTTTCAGCTACTGATGTGGCAGCAACTGGATCTTCGGAAGCAGCTGATGTGGCAGAGACATCGAAGCCTTCAAAGAAATTTG CCTTTGTTGATGTTTCTCCCGAAGAGTTGCAAAAACAGAAGGAGCTTCAATCTTCATTGCAGACGGTAGATGTAAAAAGTGATAGCACTGAAAGTGAAACGAAGGGTGATACTGAACAA GTTCCTACAAATGGTGCTGCTTTTAAGCCGAGTGAAGATTCCTCTACCTGGACAACTGAATCCA GTAAGTCAGGACCTATGCTATCTATTGATACAATTGAGAAAATGATGGAAGACCCAGCTGTGCAGAAGATGGTTTACCC CTACTTGCCTGAGGAGATGAGGAACCCAGATTCATTCAAGT CGATGCTTCAGAATCCGATGTACCGCCAACAACTGGAGGATATGCT AAACAACATGGGCGCATCTCCTGATCAATGGGATAACCGCATGGTTGATCACTTGAAGAACTTTGACCTTAGCAGTCCTGAAGTTAGGCAGCAGTTTG CGCAAGTTGGCATGACTCCAGAGGAAGTTGTAGCGAAAATAATGGCGAACCCAGAAGTTGCTGTTGCATTCCAGAATCCAAAAATTCAAACGGCCATCATGGAT TGCTCGCAGAACCCTCTGAATATTGTAAAATACCAAAATGACCAAGAG GTCATGGATGTTTTTATGAAGATATCGCAAATCTTCCCCCAAATTAATGGCTAG
- the LOC119355224 gene encoding protein TIC 40, chloroplastic-like isoform X1 — protein sequence MESLVLASSCSASPRLPLLSAASRPSRPLPAAPLSAAAGRRGARRPRLVVSAASRGSRNVSDGFNTKGFASISSSTSTENTSTGTGTVPPMPPPSSYIGSPVFWIGVGVALSAAFSMVSSMVKKYAMEQAFKSMMTQAPPNTFGANSPFPFSMPPQAGSTAPSSYPSSGPRKNTPKGATVDVSATDVAATGSSEAADVAETSKPSKKFAFVDVSPEELQKQKELQSSLQTVDVKSDSTESETKGDTEQVPTNGAAFKPSEDSSTWTTESSKSGPMLSIDTIEKMMEDPAVQKMVYPYLPEEMRNPDSFKSMLQNPMYRQQLEDMLNNMGASPDQWDNRMVDHLKNFDLSSPEVRQQFAQVGMTPEEVVAKIMANPEVAVAFQNPKIQTAIMDCSQNPLNIVKYQNDQEVMDVFMKISQIFPQING from the exons ATGGAGAGCCTCgtcctcgcctcctcgtgctccgCGTCTCCCCGCCTGCCCCTCCTCTCCGCCGCCAGCCGCCCGTCGCGGCCCCTCCCGGCGGCGCCGCTCTCCGCTGCCGCCGGGCGGAGGGGAGCCAGGCGGCCGAGGCTCGtcgtctccgccgcctcccgcggATCTAGGAACG TTTCAGATGGATTTAACACAAAGGGATTTGCAAGCATATCGTCTTCAACCAGCACCGAGAATACATCGACGGGAACTGGCACCGTGCCTCCCATGCCGCCTCCCTCATCATATAT TGGTTCACCTGTTTTCTGGATTGGCGTTGGTGTAGCATTATCTGCAGCATTTTCCATG GTCTCTTCGATGGTAAAG AAATACGCAATGGAACAAGCATTCAAGTCGATGATGACCCAGGCACCACCAAACACATTTGGTGCGAACTCGCCATTCCCATTCTCCATGCCACCACAGGCAGGTTCCACGGCACCAAGTAGTTACCCATCCTCAGGACCAAGGAAAAATACCCCAAAAGGTGCAACTGTTGATGTTTCAGCTACTGATGTGGCAGCAACTGGATCTTCGGAAGCAGCTGATGTGGCAGAGACATCGAAGCCTTCAAAGAAATTTG CCTTTGTTGATGTTTCTCCCGAAGAGTTGCAAAAACAGAAGGAGCTTCAATCTTCATTGCAGACGGTAGATGTAAAAAGTGATAGCACTGAAAGTGAAACGAAGGGTGATACTGAACAA GTTCCTACAAATGGTGCTGCTTTTAAGCCGAGTGAAGATTCCTCTACCTGGACAACTGAATCCA GTAAGTCAGGACCTATGCTATCTATTGATACAATTGAGAAAATGATGGAAGACCCAGCTGTGCAGAAGATGGTTTACCC CTACTTGCCTGAGGAGATGAGGAACCCAGATTCATTCAAGT CGATGCTTCAGAATCCGATGTACCGCCAACAACTGGAGGATATGCT AAACAACATGGGCGCATCTCCTGATCAATGGGATAACCGCATGGTTGATCACTTGAAGAACTTTGACCTTAGCAGTCCTGAAGTTAGGCAGCAGTTTG CGCAAGTTGGCATGACTCCAGAGGAAGTTGTAGCGAAAATAATGGCGAACCCAGAAGTTGCTGTTGCATTCCAGAATCCAAAAATTCAAACGGCCATCATGGAT TGCTCGCAGAACCCTCTGAATATTGTAAAATACCAAAATGACCAAGAG GTCATGGATGTTTTTATGAAGATATCGCAAATCTTCCCCCAAATTAATGGCTAG